Proteins from one Candidatus Parcubacteria bacterium genomic window:
- a CDS encoding ATP-binding protein, translated as MKINFFKKKKKEFQEFTKPEILRIGDIISPSSIEINSNYLKLGEKLAKSFFVFSYPRYLSTGWFSPIINLDTPMDISFFIHPTATGMVLKNLRKKVTEIQAEIMEREEKGLIRDPALEIAYQDIEALRDRLQTAQERMFKFGLYITIYGEDIKELRSIETEFRSVLESRLIYIKPALYRQKQGFISSSPYELDQLGIHTSMNTGPLSSIFPFISFDLSSNEGILYGINQHNNSLILFDRFSLENANSVIFGKSGSGKSFAVKLEILRSLMLDIECIIIDPENEYKALSESVGGSYIDVSLSSLNHINPFELPIPREDERPEDVLRSNIINLVGLLRIMLGGLTPEEDAIIDRALTETYAAKDITTKRDPSTWNEDPPLMEDLESVLETMEGTESLVKRLRKFTKGTFSEFFNQPSNISMNNKLVVFGIRDMEESLKLMAMYIIIRHIWNTVRSEMKKRILVVDEAWWLMQSEDGASFLFGICKKARKYWLGVTTITQDVADFMKSEYGKPIITNSSLQLLMKQSPATIDIVQKTFNLTKEEKFMLLESAVGEGLFFAGQKHVAIRTVASYAEEQIITTSPEEIMKIKKAKEKLSE; from the coding sequence ATGAAAATAAATTTTTTCAAAAAAAAGAAAAAGGAATTTCAAGAATTTACTAAGCCGGAAATTCTTAGAATAGGAGATATTATCTCTCCTTCATCTATTGAAATTAATTCTAATTATCTTAAACTGGGTGAAAAGTTAGCCAAGTCGTTTTTTGTTTTTTCTTATCCCAGATATTTAAGCACGGGCTGGTTCTCGCCGATTATTAATTTAGATACGCCAATGGATATCTCTTTTTTTATTCATCCTACTGCAACAGGAATGGTTTTAAAAAATCTAAGAAAAAAAGTAACTGAAATTCAGGCGGAAATTATGGAAAGAGAAGAAAAGGGACTGATACGCGATCCAGCCCTGGAAATCGCTTATCAAGACATTGAAGCATTAAGAGACCGTCTTCAAACAGCGCAGGAAAGAATGTTTAAATTCGGGCTTTATATCACTATTTATGGAGAAGATATAAAAGAATTGAGAAGCATTGAGACCGAATTTCGTTCTGTTTTAGAATCCCGGCTTATTTATATTAAACCAGCTCTATACCGCCAAAAACAAGGATTTATTTCTTCTTCTCCTTACGAATTAGATCAGCTTGGCATTCATACTTCAATGAACACTGGACCTTTGTCAAGTATTTTCCCTTTTATTTCTTTTGACCTGTCTTCAAATGAAGGAATTCTTTATGGAATAAACCAGCATAATAATTCTTTAATTCTTTTTGACCGCTTCAGTTTGGAAAACGCTAATTCTGTCATTTTCGGCAAATCCGGCTCTGGAAAATCGTTCGCAGTAAAGCTGGAAATTCTTCGGTCTTTAATGCTTGACATTGAATGTATAATTATTGACCCGGAAAATGAGTATAAAGCGCTTTCTGAAAGTGTTGGCGGTTCCTATATTGATGTTTCATTGTCTTCCCTAAATCACATTAATCCTTTTGAACTGCCTATACCCAGGGAAGATGAAAGGCCAGAAGATGTTCTCCGTTCAAATATTATAAACTTAGTGGGATTATTAAGAATTATGCTTGGAGGACTGACTCCAGAAGAAGATGCTATTATTGACCGGGCTTTGACTGAAACATACGCGGCAAAAGATATTACAACTAAAAGAGATCCTTCCACATGGAATGAAGATCCTCCTCTAATGGAAGACTTGGAATCTGTTTTAGAAACAATGGAAGGAACTGAATCTTTAGTAAAACGATTAAGAAAATTTACCAAAGGAACCTTTTCCGAGTTTTTTAACCAGCCGTCAAACATTTCAATGAATAATAAGCTTGTTGTTTTTGGGATTAGAGATATGGAAGAATCTCTCAAGCTAATGGCAATGTATATTATTATAAGGCATATCTGGAATACTGTTCGCTCTGAAATGAAAAAAAGGATATTGGTGGTAGACGAGGCCTGGTGGCTTATGCAGTCTGAAGACGGCGCCTCATTTTTGTTTGGAATCTGTAAAAAGGCAAGAAAATACTGGTTAGGAGTAACTACCATTACCCAGGATGTAGCTGATTTTATGAAATCTGAATACGGCAAACCAATTATTACTAATTCTTCTCTACAGCTTTTAATGAAGCAAAGCCCTGCTACTATTGATATAGTGCAGAAAACATTTAATTTAACAAAGGAAGAAAAATTTATGCTTTTAGAATCAGCAGTAGGCGAGGGATTGTTCTTTGCCGGCCAAAAACATGTAGCGATAAGAACTGTTGCTTCTTATGCTGAAGAACAAATTATTACCACTTCTCCTGAAGAAATAATGAAAATTAAAAAAGCGAAAGAGAAACTAAGCGAGTAA
- the rsmA gene encoding ribosomal RNA small subunit methyltransferase A: protein MNLSSKKIIKEILKKYNIKPSKKFGQNFLIDKTVIRKIIKTAELKPKDVVLEIGPGIGALTQEIATRAGKVIAVEKDPKMCEVLKETLKDFDNIKIIKGDIIKFNIKNPKSEIRNPKQIQKNYKIIANLPFYLTAPVIRKFIEAVDVKHQQPQQMVLVVQKEVGQRICAKPPKMSILAVSVQFYAKVKTIDYVSKSSFWPKPKVDAAIIKIIPHSSAYISLRFRDQFFKIVRAGFSHPRKQILNNFEKELKLNKASVKQWLVKNNIKPSQRSETLFIQDWLNLTKTLDKTSWNRYSKIRYH from the coding sequence CAAAATTTTTTAATTGACAAAACAGTAATTAGAAAAATTATAAAAACAGCTGAATTAAAACCAAAAGATGTTGTTTTAGAAATCGGCCCGGGTATTGGCGCTTTAACTCAAGAAATAGCCACTCGGGCAGGCAAAGTAATTGCTGTTGAGAAGGACCCAAAGATGTGTGAGGTTTTAAAAGAGACACTAAAGGACTTTGACAACATAAAAATAATAAAAGGCGATATCATTAAATTCAACATTAAAAATCCGAAATCCGAAATCCGAAATCCGAAACAAATTCAAAAAAACTATAAAATTATTGCTAATTTGCCGTTTTATCTTACAGCGCCAGTAATTAGAAAATTCATTGAGGCTGTTGATGTCAAACATCAACAGCCTCAACAAATGGTTTTAGTAGTTCAAAAAGAAGTAGGACAGAGAATATGCGCTAAGCCGCCTAAAATGAGCATTTTAGCTGTTTCTGTTCAGTTCTATGCCAAAGTAAAAACAATTGACTATGTCTCTAAAAGCTCATTTTGGCCCAAACCAAAAGTTGACGCAGCCATAATAAAAATTATTCCGCATAGTTCCGCGTACATTTCATTAAGATTCCGCGACCAATTTTTCAAAATTGTCAGGGCTGGTTTCTCTCATCCCAGAAAACAAATTTTGAATAATTTTGAAAAAGAATTAAAATTAAACAAAGCAAGCGTTAAACAATGGCTTGTCAAAAACAACATCAAACCCTCCCAGCGCTCTGAAACCCTATTTATCCAGGATTGGCTTAATTTAACCAAAACCCTTGACAAGACCTCTTGGAACCGCTATTCTAAAATTAGATATCATTAG
- a CDS encoding four helix bundle protein has protein sequence MENQEFKIMLINKSYNFSLEMMNFIDTFSQKDLSIQILSKQIIRSATSIGANIIEAQAASSKKDFTNFMSYALKSANETRYWLGLLRDSNKVDKNKANKLLKEVQELSKILGSTILSLKNRK, from the coding sequence ATGGAGAATCAAGAATTCAAGATAATGCTTATCAATAAATCTTATAACTTTTCTTTAGAAATGATGAATTTTATTGATACTTTTTCACAAAAAGATCTTTCTATTCAAATTTTGTCTAAACAGATTATTAGAAGTGCTACAAGCATAGGAGCTAATATTATTGAAGCACAAGCTGCTTCTTCTAAAAAAGATTTTACTAATTTTATGTCTTATGCTTTGAAATCAGCTAATGAAACCAGATATTGGCTTGGATTACTAAGAGACAGTAATAAAGTAGATAAAAATAAAGCAAATAAATTATTAAAAGAAGTTCAAGAACTTTCTAAAATTCTTGGTTCAACTATTCTATCTCTCAAAAACAGAAAATAA
- a CDS encoding PrgI family protein, which yields MQFTVPKFIEREAKIVGPFTFKQFIYVGIAGAISFVLYFTIPIAQCLIAATILIGSALALAFIKIEGRSLPTIIKDFFVFSSSPKLYIWKKKGLLPKFLKKESASAEAMAGKKKKEASGLVVTSSKLGQLSSQLETKTK from the coding sequence ATGCAGTTTACTGTTCCAAAATTTATTGAGCGTGAAGCGAAAATTGTCGGGCCGTTTACTTTTAAGCAGTTTATTTACGTCGGCATTGCCGGAGCCATTTCTTTTGTTCTTTATTTTACTATCCCTATTGCTCAATGTCTAATTGCTGCTACTATTCTTATAGGAAGCGCTTTGGCTTTAGCTTTTATAAAAATTGAAGGCCGATCTCTTCCTACTATTATAAAAGATTTTTTTGTTTTCTCCTCGTCTCCCAAATTATATATTTGGAAGAAAAAAGGATTATTGCCTAAATTCTTAAAAAAAGAATCCGCCTCCGCTGAAGCTATGGCGGGCAAGAAAAAAAAAGAAGCTTCTGGTTTGGTTGTCACAAGCAGCAAGCTCGGACAATTATCAAGCCAATTAGAAACTAAAACAAAATAA